From the Candidatus Eisenbacteria bacterium genome, the window AGGTTGAGGTCTTCCGGACGGGAGCCTCAGGATCGCGTCGGCGGGAGAGAATTGTCCCTACTAGCGTCTAGTACCCTGGTCGCGGCATTGAGTTTCACGGCGTGGTTCATCGGCGAAACGCCAGGTACCGAGCTCGTCTTTCGAGCGCTGGGACTTGGTGCGCTCGCCTTGGTCTCATTCGGATGGATGCGCGGCGCGGCGAACGGCGGCGCGTGGGCGAATCGCGCGCTCCTGGGGTGCGCGGGGATCGTCGCGGTCTCGTTCCTGTCGGCGGTCACCTCGGTGCATCGAGGCAAGAGTCTGGAGGCCATGCTCAACCTAATCGCGATCGCAGGGCTCTTCCTCGTGGCGGCGCTGATCGTGCGCGGCGTGCGGACGATCCGCATCGTCGCGCTCTGGAACGTGCTCGCCGCGCTGCCCGTTGCGGCGCTCGGCCTGGCGCAGCACCTTCGTCCGGAGCTCCTCCCCGGGGACAACTCGTATCCGGGCCGGGCTCTCGGCCTCTTCGGCCAGCCCAACCGGCTGGGCGGATACCTGATCGCGATCATTCCCGTGGCGGTGGCGCTCTGCTTCACCGTCCAGGACCGGATGCTCCGCGCGGGGCTTCTGCTCGCGGTGCTCGTTCTCTCGCTCTGTCTCGTCGCGACGTTCTCGCGCGGCGCCTGGATCGGCTTCGTGGCCGGTCTCGTGACGCTCGCGGTCTTCCTGATCCGCTGGCCCGAGATCGCGCCCCGTCCCGTCCTCGCGGCGGCGGCTCTCGCGGCGGTCCTGATTCCCGGACTTCTCTACGCGCCCCGGATCTGGGCGCGTCTCCGTCCAGCGCCGGCCGAAACGCCCGCGTGGAACATGCCGATCGATCCCGAGCGGGAGGGGAGCGGCGCCATGCGACGGGCGATCTGGGGGGGAGCGCTTGCGGCTGCCTCCCAGCGGCCGGCCCTGGGCTGGGGAATCGGAACGTTTCGTGAAGCCTACGATCGCTCCAAGGACGACACGTTGAAGCGGCTCGAGGCGGAGGGCGGGCGCACCGCCGATCAGGCGCACAATTTCTACCTGGAGACGCTCACGGAGCGTGGCGCACTGGGTCTCGCCGGGCTCCTCCTCTTCGTCGGCATCGGAACGGCGGCCGGGCTCGCGGCCATCGGGTCCGGCTCGGCGGAGCTTCGTCTCCTGGGTGCCGGCCTCCTCGCCTCGACCGCGGCGCTTCTCGTGCACGGCGCGATGGAGGACAATCTCTCCCTCGTCCCGCACGGCACCGTCTTCGCCGCGAACCTCGGACTCCTGGTCGCGGCGGCTCCGGCGCCTCGCGTCACGCGGCCGCGCCGGGCTGCCGGACTGGCCGGCCTGGTCGTCGCGGCTCTGGCCGCGGGCG encodes:
- a CDS encoding O-antigen ligase family protein, which produces MRGAANGGAWANRALLGCAGIVAVSFLSAVTSVHRGKSLEAMLNLIAIAGLFLVAALIVRGVRTIRIVALWNVLAALPVAALGLAQHLRPELLPGDNSYPGRALGLFGQPNRLGGYLIAIIPVAVALCFTVQDRMLRAGLLLAVLVLSLCLVATFSRGAWIGFVAGLVTLAVFLIRWPEIAPRPVLAAAALAAVLIPGLLYAPRIWARLRPAPAETPAWNMPIDPEREGSGAMRRAIWGGALAAASQRPALGWGIGTFREAYDRSKDDTLKRLEAEGGRTADQAHNFYLETLTERGALGLAGLLLFVGIGTAAGLAAIGSGSAELRLLGAGLLASTAALLVHGAMEDNLSLVPHGTVFAANLGLLVAAAPAPRVTRPRRAAGLAGLVVAALAAGVSVASFAGAAQARDARTDLLSGRTEQAMERYAAASRLRPWDDRILVERAEAAEVAARGGRGIGALRDAEAAYRAAIAVNGSDPVTRHQL